The genomic stretch GTCCACACGTCGAAGAGACAGACTGCGCGCTTTCCGTCTCCATGGCGCGCCGGAGCACACGCCAAAGACGCGCATGAATAAACACATGTAGTTTCTATTTCTGTCGGTAAGCCAACCAGGTAAACACACGTCTGTGAgacaaaatgtaaacacagaGGAATGagggagatttaaaaaaaaaaaaagctaaaagttGGTGTCAAAAATACGGTTTTATATCACTGTAGCTTACGATCAGTttcagtgaatgtgtgtgaggtTTGATCTGTATCTGTGTAGTAATTATTatgcatgtttgattttgtaCGTGTATATGCTGTGGTTGGTGTATCTGCAGTCAATTTTCATGGCATACCTTTGAAAACTGAGAATTcatattagaaaataaaattttgatatGTTAACAGAAATTATCCCAATAACTTATTTTTAACAGTTACAGATACTCTCCTCCTCTTTACAATTGTAAGCTAATAAAGTTAATTCTTTTGGTGTTTGGTGTAATGATAATTTGATATAGTGCTGTCCTGTAGAGTGGTTTGGGCTCATGTACTGGCCTGAATTATTTTTCAGtccacactgcacacacaccatTTTAATCATATACACCCATACAGCAGATATTCCAGCATAACAAAGCAGCATTTTATTACACTGTTAAGGAGCAGAGAAGAAAACCAAGGTCTTCTTTTTATTACATAGTAACATGTTCATCATAGCGGTTTTATTTACTCTCATCACATTgtaacacatttcatatttcaaAGGTTGATTTCCATCTTATTAAATACGAACAGAATAAATAGTCACTCCTGAATTGCCCACAACTTTCTCCAAGGTGGACATTCACCAGACAGAAGCTTTCTGAGAACCAGGTTTTATCGGTACACTGGACTTTTCCCCTCACACATATACAAttataccacacacacactcgcacattCTTACAGAATAAACCGCACCGATCCTGCAGTTTTGTTAGTGATGCGTTAACCGCAGAGACAGATTAGCTCCTGTGTAATCACTGATGTACAAAGTGACTCTGGTGGGAACATGCTGACTGGTGTGGTTCAGCTAAATATCCCACCTGTCGTACACTAGAAATGCAACATTTGTCCATGttatgtaaaaacaaatgataaaGAGCATAGAGAAATACATTACTAACACAGCCTTATTCACATGTGTGCACTGGTACTGGAACTTAAACAGGTAGCAACCATTGCACAGACCCAATcgtggagggagggggggggggggttctcatTAGCAGAACATTATTGGAGAATTTCAGCATCAGaactaatgcaaaaaaaaacaaaacaaacaaaacccatcTCATTAAGTAAGGACTTTGAGTTACCTGGAGAActgcaaaaactgaaaatgtatttccttttttatatTCCATGTGACAGGCTAACTATGCAACCTCATGCCAAAGGTCCCGTTAGGTGTGAGCCTAAAAACAGCAACAGGAACTGAGCTCAAACATTGATTTCATAGATAAGAATGCTTTGCTTAAGTGGAGATGATAATCAGGCATTACAATGTAAACAACAatgaacagcaaaaacaaacaatactgTCTTTTCCCTCTATTGCACAACTCATACGGACAAGTCTGAATTCCTGATTATCACATTCTGCATTTCATTCAAATTGTGCTGCTCATATGGCTAATGTTAATGGTTTCATAATGGCTGGTTTTAGCAGGTGACTTTAATGAATGACTTCTATATTGCAATTATATGGGACTTAAGGGCTCAAACAAATACTACCAGATGGCCAGAGTAAAACttctaaattcaattcaattcaattttatttatatagcgccaaatcacaacaaactgtcgcctcaaggcgacagtttgttgtgatttgaagaCCTTGCTCATTTTTATCCAATAAATCATACACTTCTTAACCATTGTAATGGATGTTGAAGCTAAAATTACAATGAAATGAACATAAGGCTTCCTGCTTACATTCTAAATAAATGGCATGTGAAGAGCAGCTTTCTTCAAAACCTTTAAATATAAGCAGTGGTGAGTTATTTACAGCCTATAATGGAAGATAAATCAAGCCTAGAAGTGATTTGTATAGTCCAGTTGTGAGAGAGACGTCGTGTGTCAGACATCAAAGATTTAAAGTGAGACTATTCAGCAGCGGCTACAGGAGCTCCTTAATAAGCTTTAATGCCTTCTATAGACATGAGTCTCTGAAGCGTTTTCGCAGAGACCAGCAAACTAGGtcacaggaagaagaaaatgaaataacaatGAGTTGTTGAAAACCAAAggtctaaaaaaataaagttttgtttagTCTCTGCATTTATAGTTTCTTATTCCACACTTTTGGTTCAACCTTCTTCAACACAATGGATATATTCAAAGAAATTAAACCATGAAAGCGCTATTTACATGCAAAGCCCACTTGGGTTTGCTCAGTCAGTGAGCAAGGAGCATGGTAGTTGTATTTGTGAGCAAATAGGTCAGTCATGATGCACTGAAAGTATAGGCTGCCTGCAGATGGGGCAGGTGTTATTTTCAGAGAGCCAGCGGTCGATGCAGTGGATGTGGAATTCGTGGGAACAGGGGAGGCGGCGCAGCTTGTTGCCTTGGATGTACTCGTTTATGCAGACGCTGCAGGCTCGACCAATCTCCCCCTCCAGGCTGGCCTGACCATAGGTACGTGTTGATAGATTGTCAATCTGCTCTTTGGTCAGGCCCCTAGGATGttcatcatcctcttcatcaTTGAGTAAGAAGAAATGCGCCAGCCGCAAGATGGGTAAAGTTCCATTCTCTACTAGGTTATTGGTGTCTCTGCTGGTAGCCCGTCCGTCTGTGGTGCTCACTACTCCTCCTCCGAGTCTGGCCTGCCCATTGTGGTCCTCATCAGCTCCCACCAGCCCCACCCTCTCCTGAACTACCCCACCTGTACCAACTTGGCCAGGTGTACTTTCATTTGTATGCAGACGACTGCCCGGGTTGATGTTACTATTTGTACCACTGGTATCTGCGTGGTTAGGTGCAACAGTGTCAGaatctgcctctgtctccattAGGGAGCTAAGCTCCCCAAATCCAGTCATGATCTGGCGTAAGATGGAACGGAGGGCAGTGGAGTTGGGCTCCCCCAGGCCTGTCTCACTGATACGCCTCAATGGAATCCGAATAGTGCTGACATAGGTGCGAATCCCAGCTCGCTCAGAACGAGAGATGGTGCGTCTAAATCCACCACTGTCGCTTTCAAATGTCACAGTATTTTCGGCAACACGGGCACGAGATCGTGTTCTGCTGGCAATGCTGTCCCGATCACGGTTTTCACCAGGTCGAATCCTTCTCACCTGCAGGTCCAACATGATGGTTGGGTGTCGTCGCACGGCTGAACTTCCTGCTCCGATTACTTGTGATTCACCTTCACGTTCAACCATCTCTACAGCTGGCTCTGTCGGAACAGCAGGTTCTGATATGGCCTCTTCAGTCTCCATTGATACAGAGGCTGTGCCACTGCCTGGTTCAACAGTACTGATGGAAGAGTTGCTGGCATCACTGCTCGAGGGCAGAGTGGCACTAGCAGCACTAATTCTGTGCAAAGGGGAACGACTTTGCCTTGACACACGAGATGAAGGCCCACTGCCATATGGAGCTCTGCGTGCACGACCACGCGATCGAGTCCTACTGCCACGTGATTCATGTCCCACTGCTGGGGCCTGTGGCGCAGACTGGGGTGACACCCGGGGGCAGTCTAAAGAAGCAGATGCATCATTCCGCCCCTGCTCTCCATCTACATTCAAGGCTTGATGTTGCAAAGATATAGTTTGATCAGGAGGAGGGTTTGGAACATTGAGAGGAGGTGCTAAAGAGTGCAAAGTGCCACCTCTCCTCTGAGTAGCAGCTGAGGCAGCCACTGGTGAAGGAAGTGCAGGGGGGCTCATAGAAAGTGTGGTAGTGCTGCTGCGTGTACGGCGTGTCTGCACCCGCCTGCTGATGGCTGGGCGGGGGGTAGGGTATGGAGCAGGCCTTGGTGTGGTTGAAGGGCGAGAGGTGGAAAAGGAAGCAGCAGTTCGTATAGAGGGTGAAGATGTGTTTGGGGCAGTCACTGGCGGCTCTGCAGTGTCCACAGTCTCATTATGCTCCCCTGGCTCTGGCTGATCATGGTTGATGTTTATCTCCAGGCTAAAACGGAATTCTCCACTGTTAGGGTTGGTCCGGCTGACAGCACGCCATGTTTGATTGCCACTCTGCCCGCTGCGAGTAGCATTACCAGTGCGTCTGAAAGTGTTCAGCCACTCCAGTAATGAGTCACCATTAGAAGTTTCTGCTCCAGGCTCTGTGCCccctatagaaaaaaaaaaaaaggttaagaCTAGGCAAACtaacaaatatttttcatgaaatctATTCTCTTACACAGGAAATTCCTAACAGGAAAGTTTGCTTGCAACAATTTGAAAGCCATTTGAAAGTTTATTCAAAATCAGCACTTAAACTGTATTTACTGTCAAGCTAAAcatagatacaaaaaaaaaaaaaaaaaaaaaaaaatcagacttcaACAAATTACGTTATCTTTTTTAAACCTTGCCTAAGCTGGCGCCAAACTAAATACAAGATTCATAACACCTTGGCCCACCTTCATAGAACATACTGTGAAACCTgtcctttattatttttactgctGTCAGAGTCAAGTTCTTAAAGATTACTCTGTGTTTtcctgtcaattttttttttttaccctttctTGTAAAATCAATAGTGACtagaagtagtagtagtaactttcggctgctcccttatttcctaAAGCTGCATACACACTGGAAGTGTCAGTGCACATCTTTTTGAAGCTGACGGCCGGTTGCTTGCTCAGGCTCCAGTTCCCTAGGTAACCCCCTAATATGTTTACTACCAGGTCATGTGTAAATCATGGGTATTCTTCACTCTCACTGGTAGTCGCTTCATTTGCTTGCCTGGAAGTTGATAAAAGTTTATCTTGGGTCGCCCCCACTTCCTGTCGCCAGCAGTTATTTCACCTATAGCTGCTTGAAGTTGCATTATGTCATTCACTGTCTATGGTCTCTGGTCACCACATCATTGCAAATCGCTTCCTGTGTGTACGCAGCATTAGGTGTTGGCACAGCAGATAGATCCGTAAAGTGTGGgctgtgtctcctcccagaatCAAACCAAAGATCTTTCGCATGCAAGGCAGATGTTTTACCATTATAGAGCCATTTAAATCAATAGTGACTATGTGagacatttataaataaaaaataaatcatgaaaGATCTGGAAAGATTAGGTGAAGAACAGATCCTGCCCGTCCTTTGTACCTGCTCCTCGTCTCCCTCCAGCgcttctctcctctccctcactgctgctgctctgctgctctccAGGCTCAGAAGTCTGCGAGCGCTGCTCTGTAGGGGGCTGAGATGACAAACGTTCTTTTGCTCCATCCAGACGCTGGCGGAGCTCCTCAGCAGTCACCTCGCCTGTAAAACATAATGAACATTTcatatgctttttctttttaaaaaaaatctaaaatatatGTGGGTACATTTACACCAACAGTCCTACGCAGTGCataaacacaaactgtgtgcCCCTCCTTACCGGGAGTGCCCAGCAGGTTGCCATCTCTCATTAGACGGTATTCTTCTTCACTCAGTTCATTAATGAAGTGATAGTACGCCTCCTCCCTTCGAAGACGCTCTGCCTGCCTCCGCCGTTCATCTCCCCCACCAGGAGGGTCCATCACCGTGTAAAGTGCTGGCAGACAAATGAGCAAGGGTCAGTCTGAGTCGAAGTATCACTCAAGATAGCTACTCTAGACATTTGTCTTTATAATATGTTGGAGATTAACATGAGTCATGTGCCAGTAAACTGTTACCTGATTCTATTTTGGACAGGCAAAGATCAAACTCGGTTATAAAGCACGCAGTTACTGAGCTATAATTGCGCAAAATGCAGCGCAAATAAGAGGTGTTTACTCAACGTTGCCTTTGAGCGACTAATCTCTACCCAAGGGTGACAGTTAATACAGCGCCACCCATTTTCTGTCGAAAGACTCCCAATCAAAAAGAATGGGTATGGCTACGTTAATCTTGCTAACGTTTAGCCCGGAGGCTAGCGCCGAAAATTCATCTAATTTAATATGTATGAAAATGCTCAGTTAAGTCACTATCACAGTAAATCTATGCGACAGTAACAATAAAGCAGTCATAATGAAACCTAACATTAACCGAGTGACAACAGTATCTACGGAAGGCCATGTTGAAGACAGCGGAATAAAGCAACAAAACTGGCGTTGTCATCCTGGTTAGCCGCCAATCAGCGGCATAATCGTCCTGACGGACATCCAGGCATCCAGTCAGCGTTTAACAGAGGCGGGACGTGATGAACTGAAAAAGGAGGCTTCTTAAACGCAAGGCAAACAGTGAAAGACAAAGAATCTCATCAGCATTATTAGAGAATTACAAAATCCCGAGGTTAACATCTGGTGTCGATTAACCCCAACACTTATTCAGCATTACAATTAGCACTGTGGACATTCCAAGTGTCATTTAATTGCGCAGTGCTTCAGTTGCTAACTCAGCGCTAGCCCGTTAGCACAACCAGCGAATATCATTAGCTGCGCTAGCCCGACCCGCCTGCGCGCTGCGAGGCTGATTAACTTTTCATATATTATCACGGCAGAGCATTTTATCAAGCAGTGGGTGTACACTGAACCTATCCCTTAACCCCAGCATACTTTTATAAGAGATGACAGCGACATTTAAAAGAATTTCATACCTTACGAGGCAGCTGTAATATGGACGGTTCGCTTTGCTCGCACTGCTCTTACATCAAGATGGGACCAGCGGTGCTACACTATAGCGCCCGTCAAAAACAAGATACCCGGCTATGTTGGTTCCTACTTAACATGTTGGTTCCTACCTAATATATAGTGTATTTGTCCAATTCTCTTTCAAGTTTTCAACTTAATAACTGAGAAGTTATTTTCCCaatttcgagttattttctCTGAAGTTTGACTTACTAAGTCGAAATTTTGTGACAGCCTTAAAGTTTGACTTATggatggctaaaaaaaaaaaagagttttgttttttgttttgttttgacagtggcagaaacaagcttccacacCACATTAGGGCTATTGTTTGCCTTTTTTGGATGTTAAATATTGCCAGTCATACATGGCACTCTTATTGCCACCTGTAAAAGTTGCTAGCTGcagaagcttaaaaaaatagCTTGCAATCCCGATGTATGGTGAGTGAATGGGTTCTTGGATCAACCATAGCAgttttacactttaaaaaatactttaagcTGATCATGGTTTTGTGACAGTTGAGTTAAATGTCCCATTTGATTTTCAATGAGCGTGGGATTAGGAGGGACGGGATTTGAAATGAGTGCATCAGAGGCACAGCTCGGGTTGAAGCAAAGTtaaagaggcaaggctgagatggtttggacgtgCGTAGAGGAGGGATAgaggatatattggacaaaggatgctgaatatagAGATAGCaggc from Archocentrus centrarchus isolate MPI-CPG fArcCen1 chromosome 20, fArcCen1, whole genome shotgun sequence encodes the following:
- the rnf6 gene encoding E3 ubiquitin-protein ligase RNF6 isoform X2, which codes for MNGGGRQSVFEGQSGNQTWRAVSRTNPNSGEFRFSLEININHDQPEPGEHNETVDTAEPPVTAPNTSSPSIRTAASFSTSRPSTTPRPAPYPTPRPAISRRVQTRRTRSSTTTLSMSPPALPSPVAASAATQRRGGTLHSLAPPLNVPNPPPDQTISLQHQALNVDGEQGRNDASASLDCPRVSPQSAPQAPAVGHESRGSRTRSRGRARRAPYGSGPSSRVSRQSRSPLHRISAASATLPSSSDASNSSISTVEPGSGTASVSMETEEAISEPAVPTEPAVEMVEREGESQVIGAGSSAVRRHPTIMLDLQVRRIRPGENRDRDSIASRTRSRARVAENTVTFESDSGGFRRTISRSERAGIRTYVSTIRIPLRRISETGLGEPNSTALRSILRQIMTGFGELSSLMETEADSDTVAPNHADTSGTNSNINPGSRLHTNESTPGQVGTGGVVQERVGLVGADEDHNGQARLGGGVVSTTDGRATSRDTNNLVENGTLPILRLAHFFLLNDEEDDEHPRGLTKEQIDNLSTRTYGQASLEGEIGRACSVCINEYIQGNKLRRLPCSHEFHIHCIDRWLSENNTCPICRQPILSVHHD
- the rnf6 gene encoding E3 ubiquitin-protein ligase RNF6 isoform X1, producing MDPPGGGDERRRQAERLRREEAYYHFINELSEEEYRLMRDGNLLGTPGEVTAEELRQRLDGAKERLSSQPPTEQRSQTSEPGEQQSSSSEGEERSAGGRRGAGGTEPGAETSNGDSLLEWLNTFRRTGNATRSGQSGNQTWRAVSRTNPNSGEFRFSLEININHDQPEPGEHNETVDTAEPPVTAPNTSSPSIRTAASFSTSRPSTTPRPAPYPTPRPAISRRVQTRRTRSSTTTLSMSPPALPSPVAASAATQRRGGTLHSLAPPLNVPNPPPDQTISLQHQALNVDGEQGRNDASASLDCPRVSPQSAPQAPAVGHESRGSRTRSRGRARRAPYGSGPSSRVSRQSRSPLHRISAASATLPSSSDASNSSISTVEPGSGTASVSMETEEAISEPAVPTEPAVEMVEREGESQVIGAGSSAVRRHPTIMLDLQVRRIRPGENRDRDSIASRTRSRARVAENTVTFESDSGGFRRTISRSERAGIRTYVSTIRIPLRRISETGLGEPNSTALRSILRQIMTGFGELSSLMETEADSDTVAPNHADTSGTNSNINPGSRLHTNESTPGQVGTGGVVQERVGLVGADEDHNGQARLGGGVVSTTDGRATSRDTNNLVENGTLPILRLAHFFLLNDEEDDEHPRGLTKEQIDNLSTRTYGQASLEGEIGRACSVCINEYIQGNKLRRLPCSHEFHIHCIDRWLSENNTCPICRQPILSVHHD